From the Achromobacter xylosoxidans A8 genome, the window CAATGCGGGGGAGGGGCACGGCCTGGGCTACGGTGGCGTGGCGCAGGTCACGGCCATCGGCCCGGCGGAGCTGATCTGCCTGGACAGCCCGGGCTATGCGCAGCGCTTTTTTCGGGCCGCCGCCGTTTTTTTTCAGCTGGAACTGCTCAAAAACCGAAAAAATCGGCTGGGTGCGCTGCACAAGATTTCAAAATGATGTATGATTCACACATCAGACGCGGGGTGGAGCAGTCTGGCAGCTCGTCGGGCTCATAACCCGAAGGTCGTAGGTTCAAATCCTGCCCCCGCAACCAGTTTCAAGCAGGACCGGCCCGTTCCGGCAGCATGGCAAAAATGCTGCGACGGATAGGCCCTTGCAGAAGAAAGCCGCGATTTTCATCGCGGCTTTTTTTTCGCCGTCGCGGCAGGATTCCCTGGGCCGCTTGCTCTGCGTCAAACCTTTGTTCCAGTCCGGACTTTCCCTGGTGTTCGCGGCCGCACAGGCCGCCAACCCTGCGCTACCATGGGTCACGCGCGCTAGGTTGCCGCACTCGAGGAGGGTCCATGGGAACAGCAAAATACGATCATCCTGGCTATGTCGCCGATGCTGGCGCTGACGGCAAATACCACGTGGGCATCTGGTGCCCCCACGGCTATCCTGCCCATATTCATATCGGCCGTCCCGCGGACCGCGGCGATCCCCAGGCGATGCTACGCCTGCGCATACCGGACGGGGTGTTCCAGTCCTTGCCGGACGATCCCGAAACCCTGTGCCGCCGTGCGCTCGGCCAGGCGCTGGATGCCGGCCTGCTGTCTTCCGTCTCGGTGGATGGCGAATACCAGGAACTGCGTTTCCAGATGGACGCCGAACCCTGGTCCGGCCCGATGCAGGCCGCGGGCCACGCGTGATTCCGCGGCGCATGCCCGGGCTGAATTACCCACAGCTACTGTGGACAAGCCTTGGGATAGCCTCTGCGTATTTCGGGTTTTCCCTGTCATAACAATGACTTGGTAACGCCGCTCAATAAACGCCCCAACGGGGCGTTTATTGCTTCCCGCCAGCCGCGCGCGGTGGCTATGCGACAATCTTTTCCCTTTCTGGCGCGCCCGCGCCTGATTTGCCATTTCCTCCCGGTTCGTTCCCCATGCCTAGTGCTACGCCTATCCATTCCTGCGGCCTGAAGGCGCCGGCGCCATGAGTCCGGCCGTCGCACGCGTCGCCGTGATAGGTGGCGGTCCCGCCGGCTTGATGGCGGCCGAGCGTCTGAGTGCTCAGGGGCTGGAGGTGGATGTATTCGATGCGATGCCATCGGTTGGCCGCAAGTTCCTGATGGCGGGGCGGGGCGGCTTGAACCTGACTCATAGCGAGCCGGCCGCGCCGTTCCTGGCGCGCTATGGCGATCGCGCCGCCCGCGTGGCGCCCTGGCTGCAGGCGTTGGACGCGGACGGCTTGCGCGAGTGGACGCACGGTCTGGGCATCCAGACCTTCGTGGGCTCGTCCGGCCGCGTGTTTCCCCAGGAGATGAAAGCGGCGCCCCTGTTGCGGGCCTGGCTGGCCAGGCTGCGCGCCAGCGGCGTGCGCTTGCACATGCGCCACCGCTGGCTGGGGTGGCCGGCCGATTCGCGGCCCGCCGCGGCCGCCTTGCGCTTCCAGACGCCCGAGGGCGAGCAGGACTACGCAGCAGATGCCGTGGTGCTGGCGTTGGGAGGCGGCAGTTGGGCCAAGCTGGGGTCGGACGGCGCCTGGACCGGCGGCCTGCAGGCGCATGGCGTCGCGGTCGCGCCGCTGCGTCCGGCCAATTGCGGCTTCGATGTGGCATGGTCGGATCACTTCCGCGAGCGCTACGCCGGGCAGCCCGTGAAATCCGTGGCCATGGCCTGCGAGACGGTGGCCGGCAAGACGCCCGCCAGGCAGGGCGAGTTCGTCGTGTCGGAAACCGGCGTGGAAGGCAGCCTGGTGTATGCCTTGTCGGCGCCGCTGCGCGACCGGATCGACGTCCAGGGGCATGCCATCGCCCTGCTGGATCTGGCTCCGGATTGGTCCCAGGAAAAGGTGATGGCAGCGGTGACGCACCCTCGAGGCTCGCGTTCCATGTCCAGCCATCTGCAGAGCCGGCTGGGGCTGACCGGGGTCAAGGCGGGGCTGCTGCGCGAATGCGCTTCGGCGGAAGACTTCCGCGATGCCGAACGTTTGGGCCTGCGCATCAAGGCCTTGCCGCTGCGCCTGCTGCGCGCGCGGCCGATGGACGAAGCCATCAGCACGGCGGGCGGCGTGTCGTTCGACTCGCTGGATTCCGGCCTGATGCTGCGCGATATTCCTGGCGTGTTCTGCGCCGGGGAAATGCTGGATTGGGAGGCGCCGACTGGCGGCTATCTGCTGACGGCATGCATGGCGAGCGGCGTGATCGCCGCTGCCGGAGTGCTGGAATTCCTTCGGTCGGGCGGACGGGTGCCGCCGCAAGCCTGAGGCCGCGGGGTTTCAGGAGCCCGAGGAGTAGGGCGCCAGGCCCAGCGGTGCGCGCGGCGCCAGGTCGCCGACGACATGCCCCACCACCGGTGCGCCGCCTTCGGGTTGCGTAACGATGCCGATGACGCGGGTAATCGCACTGGCCGGGATTTCGGTGCCGTGCGCGGGATCCTGCACCAACTGCCAGATGGTGGCTTCCGCGGGAATGGCGTCTTGATCGACCAGTTCAGAACTGTCCAGGCAACTGCGGGCAAAGGCAGACCAGTCCGACGCGTTGCAGGGCAGGCCGTGGGCGGTGGCCAGGCGGGCCAGGGCCAGGGGCGCATCCGCCTGGGCGGCGGCGTGCTGGGCGGCGGCTCCCAGGGAGACATCCAGCGACAGCAAGCGCAGGAACTCTACGACGTTGTCGGTATTCTTCATTGTGCGGTCTCCTGCGGTAACTGTTCTGTTTATGGCCCCGAACCTGCTGGCAAGCCGGGCGGTGTTTCAGGCTGGACCTTGGCCCAGCATCGACACCAGGGATTGTTTCAGGCGGGCCGAAAAAATGGGTACCGTATGGGACACCCCGTCGCGGTCCACGCCCTCTTTGAGTTCGACCGATTGGCCGAGAAAAATATCCGGCGCGGCGCCTATTTCGTTGTAGCGGGCCAGCAATTCATTCACGTTTTGCTGCGCATCGGCCAGCGTGCTGCTTTCAGCCAGCTTGCCGGCGGTATGCGCCTGCAAAATTCGGTGGAGATCGTCGATGAAGAGCGCCAATGCCGCTTGTCCGCGGCATTGGGGTTGTTCCCAGCCCCAGCCCTGGTGGGCGGAACCGGCGTTCTGCGATGCGTGTTTCTTGGTCATTTGCGAATCCTAATCGATTGGCGGCAATTGCGCGACAGGCGAACGCAAGCCTTTCGAATAGTGTTTGATCTCGCGCCGATGCGGCCGGCAGCGGCTGCGGAGCCCGTGTCCGCCCGATGCCCAAATGAGGGTCTTTGGGGTATGCTGGCTTCACTTTCCAAGCCCAGACAGGAGATGTCCATGAAGAACAAAGTCTTTCTCGTCATGTTGCTTTCGATCGCTGCCGTCTCGGCGGGATGCAACACCGTAGCCGGGGCAGGCAAGGACATTCAGCGGGGCGGCGAGAAGATCGAGGGCGCCGCCACCAAATAGGCCTTCGTTCTCCGCGCCGCAATTCCGGCCCAGAAGCCGCGAGACATGCCCATGCATCCCTCTCGCGGCTTTTTTGTTGCCGGATCGCGGCCCCCCCCTCCTGGCATAATTCGGGAAGTTGAATTCGATCGTGGGAAGTGTCATGCGCAAGTCTTTGTGGGTGGGAATGGCGTTTGCGGCCCTGTTGGCCGGCTGCGCGAGCAAAGGGGTCTACGAGTCCGATGCCGTGGTGACGGAGACCTTCACCGTCAATACCCACTACGAAGCGGCTTTCCGCCGCGCGGGCGAGTATGTGCGTACCTGCCATGTGAATGTGCAGCACGCCTACAACGTGGCCTATGCCTGGCGCCACGTGAAAGGCGAGAAGGGCGCGCCCGACGAGGTGCAGCTCTATAAGGTGACGGAACCCGCCAAGGTGCTGGAATTGATGACTGTCGAAAGTGCCAGTCCCTCGACGTCCAAGGTAAGCATCACGGTACTGGGCGAAGGCCGTTGGGATGCGGCCGAAATCGCCGCCGCCCGCGCTTCGATCCAGAGCGCCACGCCGGTCTGCCGCAAGGGCGGCGAAGGCTGAACGATGGACGCCCGCGCCCAGCAGATCCGCGCCAGCGGCCTGTCATTCTCGCTGTTGGCGGGGGCATTCCGCTTCCTGGGCTGGCTCAATGGCGGCGCGGCGCTGGTCCTGACGGGCTTTTCGCTGGGCGTGGTGGGGGGCGACATCGCCGCGCCGGATCTGCAGCTGCCGCTGGCGTTGTTGCTGGGCGGCCTGCTGGCTGCCTGCCTGGGAATATTGTTCGCCTACCTGGCGCAGGTCAGCCTGTTGCGCCAGGGCTACACCGGCCATCTGACGCGCGCTCACTGGCCCGCGCAGATTCTGGCCATGCTTTGCTACCTGATCAGCGCGCTTGCCTTCTGCGCCGCCTGCTGGCTGGCGGCTGCGCAGGCAATCACGGATGCGCCCCAGACCACCACAGCCTATGCAAGGCGGTAGTTGCGGGTAAACCCGTGTGCGCAAAAACGTTGGACTTGGATTTGTGTTGAGAATAATATGCGCACAGCGTATATAAATCTCCTGTTCGGGGCCCGTCATGACCATCTCCCAGCAAGCCTTCCTGCGCGACGCCATGCGGCGCCTGAATCTCACCCGCGACGTGTTCGCGACCCGCATCGGCGTCAAGCGCCGCGCGCTCGATACCTGGTTGCTGCCAGAGGGCTCGCAGGAATTCCGTGCGATGCCGGAAGTGGTGCAGCGCTTCGTCAGTGAAATCGTCCAGAACGGCGTCTTGCTGGAAAAATATACGCAAAGCGTACAAGAAGGTCCTTTGCGTGACCGTATCGCGGTGGAGGGCAAGCATCAGTTGCTGTCGGTGGATCAATTCACCCGCGAATCGGTGGAGGATCTGTTCCGCGTGGCCGACATGATGCAGCCCATCGCCCGCCGCCAGAAGGTGTCCCGCGTGCTGGAAGGCGCGGTGCTGGGCAACCTGTTCTTCGAGGCCAGCACCCGCACCCGCGTCAGCTTCGGCTCGGCGTTCTGCCGCCTGGGCGGCTCGGTCTGCGACACCACCGGCTTCACGTTCTCGTCCATGGCCAAGGGCGAATCGATCTACGACACCAGCCGCGTCATGAGCGGTTACGTGGATGCCATGGTCATCCGCCATCCGGACCAGGGTTCGGTCGCGGAGTTCGCCCGCGCCACCAACATTCCCGTGGTCAACGGCGGCGACGGCCCGGGCGAGCACCCCAGCCAGGCCCTGCTGGACCTGTACACGATCCTGACGGAGTTCTCGCGCCTGGGCAAACTGCTGGACGGCGCGCATATCGCCATGGTCGGCGACCTGAAGTACGGCCGCACCGTGCACTCGCTCATCAAGCTGATGGCGCTGTACAAGAACGTGAAGTTCTCGCTGGTGTCGCCCAAGGGCCTGGAAATGCCGTCCTACAT encodes:
- a CDS encoding aspartate carbamoyltransferase, with amino-acid sequence MTISQQAFLRDAMRRLNLTRDVFATRIGVKRRALDTWLLPEGSQEFRAMPEVVQRFVSEIVQNGVLLEKYTQSVQEGPLRDRIAVEGKHQLLSVDQFTRESVEDLFRVADMMQPIARRQKVSRVLEGAVLGNLFFEASTRTRVSFGSAFCRLGGSVCDTTGFTFSSMAKGESIYDTSRVMSGYVDAMVIRHPDQGSVAEFARATNIPVVNGGDGPGEHPSQALLDLYTILTEFSRLGKLLDGAHIAMVGDLKYGRTVHSLIKLMALYKNVKFSLVSPKGLEMPSYIIEQASRNGNVIEQKSSLAEGLAGADVIYATRVQKERFANEENEGYTPDFQISRAIIDAYCGPDTIVMHPLPRDSRPGANDLSVDLNHDPRLAIFRQTDNGIPIRMAIFAVLLGVEGLVQHSLRDVTWQHPSHIGPDDSSFHGLE
- a CDS encoding entericidin A/B family lipoprotein — its product is MKNKVFLVMLLSIAAVSAGCNTVAGAGKDIQRGGEKIEGAATK
- a CDS encoding TIGR03862 family flavoprotein; this encodes MSPAVARVAVIGGGPAGLMAAERLSAQGLEVDVFDAMPSVGRKFLMAGRGGLNLTHSEPAAPFLARYGDRAARVAPWLQALDADGLREWTHGLGIQTFVGSSGRVFPQEMKAAPLLRAWLARLRASGVRLHMRHRWLGWPADSRPAAAALRFQTPEGEQDYAADAVVLALGGGSWAKLGSDGAWTGGLQAHGVAVAPLRPANCGFDVAWSDHFRERYAGQPVKSVAMACETVAGKTPARQGEFVVSETGVEGSLVYALSAPLRDRIDVQGHAIALLDLAPDWSQEKVMAAVTHPRGSRSMSSHLQSRLGLTGVKAGLLRECASAEDFRDAERLGLRIKALPLRLLRARPMDEAISTAGGVSFDSLDSGLMLRDIPGVFCAGEMLDWEAPTGGYLLTACMASGVIAAAGVLEFLRSGGRVPPQA
- a CDS encoding BPTD_2524 family lipoprotein, translating into MRKSLWVGMAFAALLAGCASKGVYESDAVVTETFTVNTHYEAAFRRAGEYVRTCHVNVQHAYNVAYAWRHVKGEKGAPDEVQLYKVTEPAKVLELMTVESASPSTSKVSITVLGEGRWDAAEIAAARASIQSATPVCRKGGEG